The proteins below are encoded in one region of Terriglobales bacterium:
- a CDS encoding ABC transporter ATP-binding protein, whose amino-acid sequence MSQAEMLLRVEGLKKSFRSGSAELVIFDNLSFQVGKGEMLAIVGESGAGKSTLLHILGALDRPSEGDVYCEKIALRTLSDDGAAEFRNRRLGFVWQFHYLLPEFTALENVAMPLLLRGRPKREAEVEAASWLGEVGLEDRAQHRSGELSGGEQQRVALARALVTGPQILMADEPTGDLDARTAEAVFELIRRLHRDHRLTSILVTHNLAFARRCDRVLRLHQGRIEEIESLESLSH is encoded by the coding sequence ATGAGTCAGGCAGAGATGCTGCTGCGGGTGGAAGGCTTGAAGAAAAGCTTCCGCTCGGGCTCGGCGGAGCTGGTGATCTTTGACAACCTGTCCTTCCAAGTGGGGAAGGGAGAGATGCTGGCCATCGTGGGCGAATCGGGCGCCGGGAAGAGTACCTTGTTACACATCCTCGGGGCGCTTGATAGGCCTTCCGAAGGTGACGTATACTGCGAAAAAATCGCGCTGCGGACGCTTTCCGACGACGGCGCAGCGGAATTTCGCAACCGGCGGCTGGGGTTCGTGTGGCAGTTTCATTACCTGCTGCCGGAGTTCACCGCGCTGGAGAACGTCGCCATGCCGCTCTTGCTGAGAGGGCGGCCGAAGCGGGAAGCGGAAGTCGAAGCCGCGAGCTGGCTCGGTGAAGTAGGGCTGGAAGACCGGGCGCAGCACCGCTCCGGCGAGCTCAGCGGTGGTGAGCAGCAGCGCGTGGCGTTGGCAAGGGCGCTGGTGACCGGTCCGCAGATCCTGATGGCGGACGAGCCAACCGGCGACCTGGATGCGCGCACGGCGGAGGCGGTGTTTGAATTGATTCGACGGCTCCATCGCGACCATCGGCTGACCTCGATCCTCGTCACCCACAACCTTGCATTCGCGCGCCGCTGTGACCGCGTGCTGCGGCTCCACCAGGGCCGAATTGAAGAAATTGAATCATTGGAATCATTGAGTCATTGA